The following is a genomic window from Flavobacterium sp..
GCTTTTAATTGTGTGAGAAACCCAGTTAGAACATATAATTATACTCACTCTGGAAATACAATAACTATTACAGCTAATGAGATTGAAAATTTAATTATAGTTGAAAACACTTCAAATGATTTAAAATTGAAAAAAGTAAATCCTGACAATTCCTTCACTATTATCGAATACTCAAGAGTGAACTAATAATGCAAGAAGCAGATAAAAGGATATTGAAGTTAATTGATCTTTTGATTTTTGAAAAAAAGATTAAAAACCAAAAAGACTTCTGTTCAGAGGTTGGTCTTCTTTTGCCTAATTTATCAAAAATTAAAAAGGGAGAATCTCGATTTAGAGTTTCGCATATTGAAGTTATTTCTAAAAAATATAACGTTAATATAAATTGGATTTTTGGAACAGAAAATAAAGTATTCAGAACACCTGAAAGCATTGAAATAACAAGCATTTAAGCAAATACATTGCCGACAATGTAAAATGACAACAAAAGATAAATATTAACCAAATTTGGTTGCCGTCAATGCTTCGTGAAGTGTTGATTTTACTGTAATTACACACATTGGGTTTTTGTGTTCGTAAGATTCATAACCCTGAGGTCACGGGTTCAACTCCCGTCTTCGCTACGAAAACCCGAAATTTTACTTTATTGTAGATTTCGGGTTTTGTTTTTAAAACCTAATTAACTGATAATGAAATTAAAGTATTTTTTTACCGCACTTTTGATGCTTATTAGTTCTATTGGATTTTCTCAATTGAAAACAATCACAAACCAAACATCTTATCCTTTTTGGATTAATGTTCCAAAATCAGAAAGCACAGAAAAACAACCAGTTTTAATTTTTCTACACGGAAAAAGTCTATCAGGAACCGATTTAAATCGTGTGAGACGTTACGGAGTATTACGTGCAATGGACAAAGGAAGGAAAATTCCAGCCATAGTTGTAGCACCACAATTGGCAAAAGGCAGTTGGAATCCTGATAAAGTCCTTGAAGTTTTAACATATGTAAAGAAAAACTACAACGTAGATACAACTAGAATTTATGTTTGCGGAATGAGTTTAGGCGGTTATGGAACATTGCACTTTGCAGGTAAGCACGCGGATAAAATTACTGCTGCTGTAGCTATTTGTGGAGGCGGAAACGTAAGCGATGGTTGTAAATTGAGCACAATTCCTCTTTGGATTCAACATGGTGATAAAGATTATATTGTTCCAATGTCTGAATCTCAAAAAGTAGTAAATGCTATTAGAAAATGTAACGAAAAAGCGAATCTAATTTTTTCCATTATAAAAGGTGGAAATCACGGTAATGTTGAACGTCTTTTTCATGAAGATGCATTATACAATTGGCTATTTGAACAAAAAAGAGAATAATTCAAACGAATTTTACAACAAAAATATTAAGTTAAACACTTCTAAACTGAAGGTTAAATTTTCATACTATTCAATCCTTTTGAATACTTTTAATAAAAAAATGATATGAAACTGTTAATCTTATTCCTATTAATCCCATTTCTCATGAATGAAAACCTACTTTTCGATTTTAATAAAAATACAAATCCAAAAGAATGGCGAATCATTGACGATGTAGTAATGGGTGGCAGATCTAATGGTCAATTCCAAATGGATACAGAAGGAAATGGATTGTTTTTTGGAGCTGTTTCTACCGAAAATAATGGCGGGTTTTCGTCGGTACGTCATCAATTAAACCAACGAAATATAAGTGCTTTTTCTAAAATCAATATTCGATTAAAAGGCGACGGTAAAACCTATCAATTTAGAATCAAAGATAACGTTAGTTCGTATTACGCTTACATCACTAGTTTCAAAACTTCAGGAAATTGGGAAACGATTACTATCAATTTAAAAGATTTATATCCTTCGTTTAGAGGGCAAACCTTAAACTTACCAAATTTTAAAGGTGATTTTATAGAAGAAATTGTTTTCCTTATTGGTAATAAAAAGAATGAATCGTTTGAATTGAGAATAGATACAATCGAGCTAGTAAAATAGCCCTAAAAATCACATGCTTTAAAAATATCTATTATCTTTGTGGCATGATGCCAACGTTACTTTCGTCTCCACTACAAGGATTTACTGACTTTAGATTTAGAAATGCCTTTCACAAATATTTTGGTGGAATTGACACCTTCTATTCTCCTTATATAAAACTGAACGGAAAATTAGTTATTAAAGGTTCTTTCGAAAGAGACATTCTTCCTGAAAACAATAGTACACTAAATGTAATTCCTCAGATTATCACTAACGATGCTGAAGAATTTCTATTTGTTGCTAAATACGTTCAGCAGTTTGGGTATAAAGAGTTAAATTGGAATTTAGGTTGTCCGTACCCTATGGTAGCGAAATGCGGCATGGGCTCAGGATTAATTAGCAACACATCACAAATCGAACATATTTTAAAACGCGTCCATAACGAAACTGACATTATTGTTTCGATGAAAATGCGTATGGGTTATGAAAATCCAACTGAAATTTTAGACGTCTTCCCTATTTTAGAACAATACCCCATTAAAAATATTGCTATTCATGCTCGAATAGGTAAACAATTATATAAAGGCGGTGTTGATTTAGATTCGTTTCAAAAATGTTTAGATACTTCCAAACAAAAAATTTATTACAATGGAGATATTACATCTGTAGAAAAATTCAGAACGATGCAAGAACGCTTCCCTTCTATTGACCATTGGATGATTGGAAGAGGCTTAATTGCAAATCCTTTTTTACCTTCAATGATTAAAAATAACACCACAGAATATCCTAAAAATAAATTGGAAATTTTTGAAGCTTTTCACGATACCATTTATCAGGAATATGATGCGTATTTACAAGGTCCAACACCCATTCGTATGAAAATGTTAGGCTTTTGGGAATATTTTTCAGAATCGTTTTCAAATCCTCAAAAAACCTATAAAAAAATTAAAAAAGCAGGAAATAGTAAGAATTACGAAAGTGCTGTGAAAGAAATTTTTAAAAATGGGTGATCAAGAATAAATCCAAGGGAAAAAATCCAATTCAAACTCAAAACAAGCTCAAGTGCAAGCAAAAATGAGTGAAACGCTCTGTGTATCTCTTTTAAACATAATCAAAATCAAAAAAAAGCTCTGTGAAGCTCTGTGTAAAACTAAATTTTGAATCGAACACCTATCTTTCTCCCAATTAAATAAGCGACTCCAATTCCTAAAATTAAAATCCAAAGATTCATGAAAATATAAAACGTATACGCTACTGGATTTTCAGTTGAATTGAAACAGTAACTTTCAATCAAAAAACAAAAATGAGTAGTTTCTTTAGAAAATTGCGACAACGCAAAACTCATCAAAAACGTAATTCCCAAAGCGGATAAAATATAAACCACGTTTTTATTCATTGGTTTTTTACCTGTTGGTTGAAACACGTTTCGTTCTACTTCAGTACGTTTATTGTGCTGAAGTGACCAAATTACTTTTTTACCTTCGTCGTCTAAATTCATTTCAAAAATCAATTACAAATTCAAAAATCAAATTCAAACTCACATAAGTGAAACGCTCTGTGTATCTCTACTCTACTCAATCAATATCAAAAAAAACTAGGAGAATCTCTGTGTAATTATTACTTCAGCAATGCTACTAAAGTTTCAAAGTCTACTTTTTGTTGCTCGCCAGTAGCCAAGTTTTTGAAGCCAAATTCTTCACGCTCTATTTCCGATTCACCAACAATTACTGCAAACGGAATACCTCTTCTATCGGCGTGTTTGAATTGTTTATCGATTTTAGATTTATCTGGATATAATTCGACTTTGATTCCTTTTTGACGTAATTTCCCTATGGCTTTCATTGAATATAAAGCTTCTTTGTCTCCAAAGTTTAAGAACAATGCTTTTGATGTCGTTAAAACGGTTGCTGGGAATAAACCAACTTCTTCCATTACCAAAGCAATTCGGTCTAAACCAAATGAAATTCCTACACCCGACATGTTTTTTAATCCGAAAATACCTGTCAAGTCATCATAACGACCACCACCACCAATGGAACCCATTGCGACACCTTTTGGTGCAGCGACTTCAAAAATGGCGCCTGTAT
Proteins encoded in this region:
- a CDS encoding helix-turn-helix transcriptional regulator — encoded protein: MQEADKRILKLIDLLIFEKKIKNQKDFCSEVGLLLPNLSKIKKGESRFRVSHIEVISKKYNVNINWIFGTENKVFRTPESIEITSI
- a CDS encoding prolyl oligopeptidase family serine peptidase, which encodes MKLKYFFTALLMLISSIGFSQLKTITNQTSYPFWINVPKSESTEKQPVLIFLHGKSLSGTDLNRVRRYGVLRAMDKGRKIPAIVVAPQLAKGSWNPDKVLEVLTYVKKNYNVDTTRIYVCGMSLGGYGTLHFAGKHADKITAAVAICGGGNVSDGCKLSTIPLWIQHGDKDYIVPMSESQKVVNAIRKCNEKANLIFSIIKGGNHGNVERLFHEDALYNWLFEQKRE
- a CDS encoding tRNA-dihydrouridine synthase family protein — its product is MMPTLLSSPLQGFTDFRFRNAFHKYFGGIDTFYSPYIKLNGKLVIKGSFERDILPENNSTLNVIPQIITNDAEEFLFVAKYVQQFGYKELNWNLGCPYPMVAKCGMGSGLISNTSQIEHILKRVHNETDIIVSMKMRMGYENPTEILDVFPILEQYPIKNIAIHARIGKQLYKGGVDLDSFQKCLDTSKQKIYYNGDITSVEKFRTMQERFPSIDHWMIGRGLIANPFLPSMIKNNTTEYPKNKLEIFEAFHDTIYQEYDAYLQGPTPIRMKMLGFWEYFSESFSNPQKTYKKIKKAGNSKNYESAVKEIFKNG
- a CDS encoding CIA30 family protein → MKLLILFLLIPFLMNENLLFDFNKNTNPKEWRIIDDVVMGGRSNGQFQMDTEGNGLFFGAVSTENNGGFSSVRHQLNQRNISAFSKINIRLKGDGKTYQFRIKDNVSSYYAYITSFKTSGNWETITINLKDLYPSFRGQTLNLPNFKGDFIEEIVFLIGNKKNESFELRIDTIELVK